The nucleotide window AGAGCCTCTGCAAAGTCCTCGTAGCTTTCATTAGCCATAACAGTCAGAGTGTTTATTGAAAATCCATGCTGACGTTCACCTTCCTGATTTACGGCAAGGCGTAGCCCACGCCCAATTTCCTGACGCTTTTTAACCTCACTCTTAGTTTCATTAAGGGTACATATCTGAAATACATTGGGATTATCCCAACCCTCACGAAGTGCTGAGTGGGAGAAGATAAACCTAAGCTTAGTATCAAAGGATAATAGGCGTTCTTTATCTTTCATAATCAAATTATAGGCATCCTCGTCATCCAGTGTCGAGCCACTGGTGTCCTTTAAAATGCCTTTTCTATCAGCTGAAAAATATCCATTATGAACATCTTCAGCGGCTGTATCCAAGTCAATATCCTTAAATAGGGTATTGTACTTAGGCTTTTTAATAAGGTCAGCATAATGTTTCTCAAAGAGTTCAGCATAAATACCCTTTTGAGGGTTACCATCCTCATCATAATAGCGATAGTTGGCAACACGGTCTATAAAGAAAAGACTTAGCACCTTAATCCCATGCTTATTTAATACCAGTTCCTTATTTAAGTGTTCCTCTATGGTTTTCCTTATCTGTTGCTCCTTTATAGCCAAATCGTCTACATCACCAATTGGCTTTCCTATACGTAAAATATCTGCCTTACTTGTAAAATCAACATATTCGTTTTCAGGTTCACAATAAATTTCATTGACTATATATCCTTCGTAGACATCACGACCTTTAGACTTATCATAAAGGTCATCGCCTTGTCTTACTACCACTGGTGTTCGTTTAACTACACCTTTCTTATCTTTAACATCCAGCTCTATTCTTGCTGTAATAGGAGATTTCTTATTATTTATAGATAAAAGCTTCATATAAGCATTGTTGTGGTAGTCCTTAGTTTCAAATCCTGCAACTTCAATTTGCTTAACAAGCTCCAAATTATAACTGTCTACTGCATCCAGCTTATAGACAAGATTATGCTTTTCCACATGAGTCGCAGAGTACCTTAAAGTACATAAAGGATTTAGTGACTTAATGGCTTCCTTAGACTTAGGAGTGGTATCTACTGATTGTGGCTCGTCTATAATAACAAAAGGGCGAGTTTCCTGTATCAGTTCAATAGGTTTCATACCGTTTAATCTGTCATTAGGTCTATGAATGATGTTAGCCTTGGTTTCCTTGGTGGGGTCTGTAAAACTCCTTCTAAAGGCGTCTATATTGATAACCATAATCTCTATGTTATCGCTTACTGCAAAGCTTCTGACCTGTTCTAGCTTACCACTATCATAGACAAAATAGTTGTAGATTGTATTATCAAACAAATCATTGAAATGGTCTTTTGTAATCTGCAAGGACTTGTAAACACCTTCTTTAATAGCAATGCTGGGAACAACAATAATAAACTTAGAGAAGCCATAATTCTTATGCAGTTCCAGTATTGTCCTAAGATAAACATAGGTCTTACCTGTACCTGTTTCCATATCTACATCAAAGTCATACACTCCAGCCTTTAGGCTCTTTGTTTGTGCTAGGCCATTTCTTAGCTGAATAGCTTGCAAGTTTTCTAATATCTCATCTTCGTCAAGTTCAAGTCTGTTGCCTATACCATTGGTGCTATCATACAAACCTATTTGTCCATTATAAGGTGCTACGGTAAAGTTTGTCCGCATAGGGGTTTGACCTCTAAACAAATCAACAATGGAGGCTATGGCTTGGTGCTGATATTCTAAATTTTTATCAAATTGCAGTTTCATTTAGTCCATACCTCCCTATATAGTTATAAATTCTTCAATTCCGCCAGATTTAAGAATCTCCTTGATATTGGTCTTGTTGCTATCTGTCTTAAATCCATTATCCTTAAAAACAACTCTAGTGCTTTCAGGAGCTAATTCTTTTACCTTTTCTAAAATGCCTTTAGCAACTTCTATTGTAATCTCGTTATCAAGGCAAATCATCAGCATACCAAATCCAATAGAATAAACCTTCTTCTGTGCAAGAGTAAACTCATCAACTGGATAGGTTAGGTCAAGACCGTATTTAAGCATTATCTCATAGACAACATCCAACTCTGTTCTACCTTCCATATAGTTATCTACATAATCCAATAAAGATTGTTCCAAATTATCATAGTCGGGTTGCCATTTTCGGATATTAGAAGTGTCCAGTTTCAATACCTTAAAGCCTATATCAAGGTTTGCTATGTTCTCTTTATCCTTATTTTCTTCTTTAATTTTCTCACCTGCACGACGAATACGCTCCTTGCCTATCTCACAGATATTTGCAAATTCAGGGTTATCTGTTGGTTCTGGGAGCTGGACCATAATAAATTTACGGTTGCCACCATCCTCTGCATTAAGTTGCATTACGGCATGGGCTGTGGTGGCGGAGCCTGAAAAGAAATCGAGGATTATATCATTTTTAGAAACTGAGTACTTAACTAGTTTCTCTATAAATAAAACTGGCTTCGGGTTGTTGAAAAGTTCACCTTCTAAAATTAGTTGAACTTCTTTTGTACCAACTTGGTTCATGTACTCGTTTTCTATTGGAAATAGGCTATTAACAGGATTGAATAAGCTCTGTAATTCATTTTTATACCTTTTAAAAATAAATCCTCTTTCGTTATCTCTATATTCCTTTTTAAATTTTATTTTTCCATTTTCAATATATTTTTCTAAGCTGGCTTTTGAAAATGCCCAGAACCTCCCCTTTGGTGGCAAATCAGCTTTATTGGTAAATGGATTGATTATCTCAAAATAAGTCGATTCACTTCCACTTTTCGCACTAGGGTCTCCAGAAGTCCATTCACCCTTAGGGTCATTATCAGGATTCGTATAATTATTAAAGGTTTTTTCTTCACCGTTTAAAACAAGATTATCTTTGTTTTTTGCGTAAAAGATTAAGTTTTCATGCTGTAAATTAAAGCCTGCTCCTTCATCTCCAGTCATAGACTTAGTCTTTCTTATTATTTCTCCTGTAAAATTATCCTCTCCAAATATCTCATCACAAATTTTTTTTAAATTTGCTACCTCATTATCATCAATGCTAATAAAAATAACCCCATCATCAGCAAGCAAGTTCCTTGCGAGCCTTAGTCTTGGGTACATCATATTAAGCCAGTCAGTGTGGTAACGACCACTTGCTTCTGTATTTGTACTTAGTCTATTGCCTTCACTATCTACTTGTCCTGTGAGCTTCTTATAATTCTCAAGACTGTCGTGGAAGTCGTCAGGATATACAAAGTCTTTTCCGGTGTTATAGGGTGGGTCTATATATATCATCTTAACCTTGCTATGGTAGCTCTTTTGTAAAAGCTTTAGCACTTCTAGGTTATCCCCCTCTATGTAAAGATTCTGGGTTGTATCCCAGTCTTTGCTTTCCTCTTTACATGGTCTAAGAGTACCTAGTGAAGGTGTCTGTGATAAACGCAAGGCTTGGCCTTTACCGTTCCATGTGAAGTTGTAGCGTTCCTTACTATGTTCTACATATTCACCTAATACCTGTTGCAATTTTTCAAAGTCAACCTTGTCCTCCGTAAATACATCGGGAAATATTTGTTTTAGCTTTTGAATATTCTCCTCTGCAATATCAGGGGTTTCACCACTTAGATTAATCTCCTTCATTTTACAAGTCCTCCTTAAAAAGTTTTTTACTAATATAATACATAAATTCAAGCGATTTTTTATTATTATTTTCAGAATTGTTTTTAATAAAACTCATTATTCCCTTGAAAGTATCTTCCGAACTATCACTATTGGTTTTTGTTACGACGCTTAAAATCTCGTTATATTTATCCATAACATATTCTAAATACTTATGACTTGAATTGTCTTTGTCTATAAAAAGAAGTCTCCTTTTTATTCCTAATGCTTTTAGGTGGCTGCTCTTTATTACATTATAAATATCCAAGTTAGTTCTACTTTCACTTGGTTTTCCAATCACATATATAGGGTCAAATATATTGCTAAATTCTTCAACATATGAAAAGTACATCTCAAATAATATTTTATTTTCCCTGCTATTTTCTAAATTAACTAATCTTTCATTTGTTTTATTAGCCTTATTATTTTGCCATAATGCTAGTGCACCAAGTAAAACAGTTCCAATAAAAGCTAAGATAGAACCATAGAATGTCAGAGCATCGCCAACCCCTAAACTTGTATTTATCAACACAAAACCACAATCACCAATAAAATATGTTCCCCAAATTAGAATAGGAAGGATTATTATTACAATAACTACACTTTTAATGTATTTGTAAATCATTGGATAATCCTTTCTTAATGCCTTTAGGTTATTTATTATTTGTTTTTCTTTATCGTTCATATATCTCTCCTAAAATACCTTTTCGGTCCTGCTCTAATTTCTTAATTTTTATATTCAGTTCCATCTTACGATTAAACTGGCTTTCTTTTTTAAGCTTAGCTCGTAAGCTTGCAATCTCTTGTTCTATATCCTCTATTTGTGCTGAAAGTTCTCTTGCTTCTATACCTGTTATATTTTCATCCGTCGGCATAATAGCTGATAGGTTATAAATACTGATAGCATCAACAATATCACTATAAAGTGCATAGAAGTTTGTAAACCTCATTTGCTTTATATCAAGCTTAGCAAATAAAGCACTATCACTATCTAGCCATTCAGTGGCTATAAATTCCTCGATGGTATTCTTACTACTATCACTTTGGTTAATCCTCTGGTGAGCTACATAAAACTGCCTCTTATCTTCCAGCTTAAAAATCAGCAACATAGGGTAGGGTATAGTCCTCATAATGATTTCTGCTATTCTTTTAAGCTTGTAATCTTTATGCACAAGGACTTCTATCACTTCAATCTCAGGATAGTCTCGCATTTCATCCTTATAGGCTGGTATATTTATAGTTTCAGGTTTAAGGCAGTAAAGCCAAGTTATCTTGCTTACGGTATCTGTAAATAATGACTTATCCCTAGTAGACAAATCAGCATTTTCATAGAATAGCTTTTTGTAAATAGTGTTACCGATAAAGCAGCTATCAGGTATATTAAGAAAATCGTAAGTATCCATAGCTTCACCCCTTAACTTTTTAAGACTAGGAATGTGATTAGTTCAAAGTCTTCTATACCGTCAAATAGGCTTCTCTGCATTGTAGTACCACCTTTAGAGAAAAGACTGGCTACTCCAATGTCTTGCTTCTTACCTATTAGGTTTTCAATGGAAGCTTCCAGTAAATCCGAATAATGCTCCATTTTACGACCATCATTAGTTTCCTTGTTAAATTCCTCTACCAGTTCTTTTAACACTTCGTCTTTACCTGAGCATAGCTTTTTATAGTAGTCTAATATCTTCTTGGAATGAAGGAAGGATAGCTGTACCTCTCCGTCATCTGTGATATAGACCATATAGTAAGGAAATAGAGGGTTCTGCTCTTTGCTCTGGTCTTTGCCTTTGACCTGTCTAAGAGTAAATATCACTCCGGGTTTTACTATGTCGCTAATGCTCTCGTCTATTTTTGTAACGGCATACATTCCATTTGGTGCTTCATCTAAGGCTTTTCTCTTGGTTTTCATATACTCCATTAATTCAATCTTAAAGTCATTAAAGGTCAGGTCTGTAATGGATATAGCTCCTGATATATCTTCTAGGTCTACAACCTCATTCTGTAGCTTTTTTAGTTGCTTCTTACGGTATTCAAGGTCCTTCATTTCCTTACTTGGATTGTTTTCTATAACATTTTCTTCACCTGTGGCTGATACGTCCAATAAAACCATTCTGCCCTTAACTCGTTGTTGAAGGTTTATATACTCGTCTAAGTCCTTAGTTGGCCAGAAGTTTACTAGCTTAATATAATCGTTCTGAGAGCCTATACGGTCAATACGTCCAAACCTTTGGATAATCCTTACAGGATTCCAGTGTATATCATAATTTACAAGATAATCGCAGTCTTGTAGGTTCTGTCCTTCAGAAATACAGTCCGTTGCAATAAGAATATCAATATGTTCATTAACCTCTGGATATACCTTAGAACACTCCTTAGAAATAGGCGAAAATAGAGTCAGCACCGTATTTATGTCTGTCATCTTAACCGTCCTTCTCAGCTCCTTTGGTATAGGTAGGGTCGAGTGGTTATCTCCACTACCTGTTACAATAGCAGCGTAAATACCTCTATCAGCAAATTCCTCAGATAAATGCTTATATAAGTACTTGGCCGTGTCTGCAAAGGCTGTAAATATAATCACCTTCCTGTTTCCTGTATTGATAGGGTCCTTAATCTTATTTTCTATTAAGGTTCTAAGCTCTATAAGCTTTGCATCTCTATCGGGTGTTACATTTATAGCTTCCAATAGGATAGTTTCTAGCTTGTCCTTATCAGCTAAAAGGTCTTGCTTCCACTTGATAAGGTCCATATCCTGCAGTAAAACCTTGACATTGTTACCAAACATCAGGTTGTCATATTCAGGGTCATCTATGTCAATATCACTAATATCCATTTCAGCATCATAGTCAAAATGCCTTTTCTCTATGGCCTCAAGGGTCTTATCTATTTTATAGAGAATATTCTCAACAGTTAAAGCAAAAGAATTAATAGAGCTTTCCATCCTCTTTAAGATACCTACACGCATAAGCCCAACTAAGCTTTGCTCCCTATCTGTCTGCCTAAAGACGCTATTGTTCGTACCAACGGTCATATCGTACTTTTTCTCATAAGCAGCTCTCTTCTCGGGAAGAACATAGCCCAAGGGTGAATAGACACACAGGGTAAGCTTTTTAATAAGCCTATTGATTTCCTCTATAGGAGGAAACTCACCTTTAGTATCAATGATAGGATACCTGTTTTCAGGGGTTAGTCTTGTGGGGAACTTGCCTATCTCTTCCAAATTATAATACTTCTCTATATGTTTCCTAGAGCGAGCAATAGTTACGGTATCCAAAAGCTTAAAGTAGTCTAAATCCATCATATTGACAAAGCTTTCTGTTGTTCTTTCAGGGTCAGGAAGTTCAGACCACCTATTAAATACAGCTTGAGCCTTTCTAAGTATAAGTTCAAGGTTATCTAAACCAACACTGGAAAAGGCATCATTTCTGCCCTCTGTTATAAATGCTATCTGGTTCTTAATATCATTCATCTTATTGTTTACAGGTGTTGCTGATAGCATTAAGACCTTGGTCTTAACACCTGCTTTTATTATGTCATTCATAAATCGTTCATAGCGAGTTATACGACCTTTGACTGGTGGATTGTTTCTAAAGTTATGGCTTTCATCTATCACTACTAGGTCATAGTTAGACCAATTAAGGGTGGCAAGGTTAATCTCTCCTGAGTAGCCACTTGTCCTGCTCAGGTCAGTATGATTTAGAACATCGTAATTGAATCTATCACCAGAGAAGATATTACGCTTATCATTCATGGTGTATACAGTCCAGTTTTCACGAAGCTTCTTGGGTACGATAACAAGAACCCTGTCATTTCTTAATTCGTAGTATTTAATTACAGCCAGTGCCGTAAATGTCTTACCAAGTCCAACACTGTCGGCTATGATGCAGCCATTGTACTTTTCAATTTTATCTATAGCCCCCATAACACCGTCTTTCTGGAACTTATACAATTTATTCCAGATAAAAGTTTCCTTGAAACCTGTACGGCTTTTAACAATGTTATCCTCGGTTAGCTCGTCAAGATAGTTGTTGAATATATTGTAAAGGGTAACAAAGTAGATAAACTCAGGTGTATTTTCCTTATAAAGAATACGCATTTGTTCAAGAACTTTCTCTTTTACATCTTGGACGGCTGTTTCGTCCTCCCACAGTTCATCGAAGGCTTGCAGAAAACTTATGGTATAGTCTTTGCCATACAAACACATATTGCTGTCTAATCTATTGGAAGGAGTGATACCCAGTCCATCAGAAGTAAAGTCAACTGTTCCATTTATGGAAACATTATCGCCGGGGTTTTCTATGTAAACCAGCCTTGGTTGAGCTGGATTTGCTTGCCTTAGAGACTTAATTTCTGCTTTCTTTTCTAGCCACTGGGCACATTCCTTGGCTATGGCCGCCTGCTTCATTTCATTTCTAAGCTTTATTTCAAATTCGTTCCCTGACATCTTTTTCTCGGGGTTACGCTCTATATAATATTCCCGAATAAGCTCTTGGTCCTTATGTACAAAGGTGGGTTCTGTAAAAATGAATCTCATATTATCTATCTTACTAAGCTCCTTTTTAAGCTCTGCATAGGCATAAATTGTAAAGTAAGCTGATATAACTGATAGCTTTGAACCCTTGTTTAGTTCCACTTTTAACTCATCTACAACCCTATATTTCTTATTATCCAATACCTTAGGTGGTTTCATATAATCAACCCTCCGACCCTATTTATCGTAAACCATTATTCATTAGCTTCTTTCTTTGTTTTTCTTCTATCTGCAGGTTTCTCTGCGTCCATAGGTATGAGCCAGATATAACTAAACTTAAAAGCTCCTTGTATTCTGCCTTCTTCACAAAGTATCTGAACTCTCCGTCTTGAAATATCCCACTTTTCAGCTACTTCCTTCGCTGATAGATACTCCATACTAAACACCTCCAATTAAAGAAGTCTGTTAATTAATTATATACCACCTTGCGAACAATAGCAATATTTTACAATTCTCACAATTTAGACATTTCGCTTATTCTATAGAGTCAAATGCCCGTGGCACCAAATAAAACCCGAAAAGTTATTGACTCCAGCTTGGGGGCGCGGTATAACATCATCAAGTGGGGTCACTAAGCAAGGAAGCCCGACAGGAGAGGAGGTTCTGACGAATTGCTAGGAATGGTAAAGGTAGACTAACAACAAAAGAAGAAACTGTCTCTATTAAAGTAAGGTTGCCAAAAAGTATAGCAGGCCAACTCGGAGATATGGCTGAGCAACTTGACGTACCTATGGCAAGCATTATAAGACAGGGTATTATCAAAGCGTTAGAGGAACTATCTAAGGAAGCAAAATAAAAAAAGTATGTGCCATAAACGACCGTTTTTGGTATAGATTTATAGTAGGCACAATATAGCTAGGTTGGTTGATATAAAGATGTACCATTAAAAGTGTCATAAACAAATTATATTGTGTCACCAGTAAAATTTATAAAACTATAACTTAGTCTATAAAAGTATAACTTAGTCTATAAAAGTATACATTGATGGGCTACCGAAAACAGTCTAAAAATAGGTTCATAAATGTATAGACTAGGGTTTATAGAGTAGTCTATCGAATGTGTAGACATTTATAGACCACTACCACTATTTCATAGCCCAAATAAAAATTGCAAGAAAGGAATGATTATATTATGGCTGTATACGGTTATCATAGAACAAGTACTGCCGACCAGCATTTAGACAGAGGTATTAAAGCTATCAATGATTATTGCATTGCTAACAACATTAAGATAGATGAAATGTTTACGGACCAGAAAACAGGTAAAAATTTTAACAGGCCAGACTATCAAGCATTAAAAAGGATAGCAAAGAATAAATCTGATATAATTATAATATCAGAGGTCGACCGCCTTGGCCGCAATAAAGAAGAAACCCTAAAAGAACTCCAGCATTACAAAGCACTTGGTGTCAGGCTTATGATTTTAGAAATACCTACTACCTTGGTTGATTATTCAACTATGGAAAGTTCATTAGCCAGTATGCTAATGGAAACTATAAATAATATGTTAATCGAGATGTACGCTACTATTGCACACGCTGAGATGATTAAAAGAGAAAAACGCCAAGCTGAGGGCATACAAACTATGAAAGACCGTGGTGAGTGGGATAAATACGGTAGGCCAGCTGCTATAGATTATGATAAGTTTAAAAAAGAATACGGTAAAGTACAAGCAGGCCATATTAAGCCCTTTGAGCTAATAAATCAACTAGGTATGGCAAAGTCCACTTACTATAAGTATGCTAAACAAGTCAAGGATGAGCTGTATACTAAGGAGGTCTGTACAGTATGATTACAATGTGTCCAAGCTGTCTTGAGCTTTTCAGTGAAATATGGTCAAAGCC belongs to Proteiniborus ethanoligenes and includes:
- a CDS encoding recombinase family protein; translation: MAVYGYHRTSTADQHLDRGIKAINDYCIANNIKIDEMFTDQKTGKNFNRPDYQALKRIAKNKSDIIIISEVDRLGRNKEETLKELQHYKALGVRLMILEIPTTLVDYSTMESSLASMLMETINNMLIEMYATIAHAEMIKREKRQAEGIQTMKDRGEWDKYGRPAAIDYDKFKKEYGKVQAGHIKPFELINQLGMAKSTYYKYAKQVKDELYTKEVCTV
- a CDS encoding DUF4391 domain-containing protein, yielding MDTYDFLNIPDSCFIGNTIYKKLFYENADLSTRDKSLFTDTVSKITWLYCLKPETINIPAYKDEMRDYPEIEVIEVLVHKDYKLKRIAEIIMRTIPYPMLLIFKLEDKRQFYVAHQRINQSDSSKNTIEEFIATEWLDSDSALFAKLDIKQMRFTNFYALYSDIVDAISIYNLSAIMPTDENITGIEARELSAQIEDIEQEIASLRAKLKKESQFNRKMELNIKIKKLEQDRKGILGEIYER
- a CDS encoding DNA-binding protein — its product is MEYLSAKEVAEKWDISRRRVQILCEEGRIQGAFKFSYIWLIPMDAEKPADRRKTKKEANE
- a CDS encoding site-specific DNA-methyltransferase is translated as MKEINLSGETPDIAEENIQKLKQIFPDVFTEDKVDFEKLQQVLGEYVEHSKERYNFTWNGKGQALRLSQTPSLGTLRPCKEESKDWDTTQNLYIEGDNLEVLKLLQKSYHSKVKMIYIDPPYNTGKDFVYPDDFHDSLENYKKLTGQVDSEGNRLSTNTEASGRYHTDWLNMMYPRLRLARNLLADDGVIFISIDDNEVANLKKICDEIFGEDNFTGEIIRKTKSMTGDEGAGFNLQHENLIFYAKNKDNLVLNGEEKTFNNYTNPDNDPKGEWTSGDPSAKSGSESTYFEIINPFTNKADLPPKGRFWAFSKASLEKYIENGKIKFKKEYRDNERGFIFKRYKNELQSLFNPVNSLFPIENEYMNQVGTKEVQLILEGELFNNPKPVLFIEKLVKYSVSKNDIILDFFSGSATTAHAVMQLNAEDGGNRKFIMVQLPEPTDNPEFANICEIGKERIRRAGEKIKEENKDKENIANLDIGFKVLKLDTSNIRKWQPDYDNLEQSLLDYVDNYMEGRTELDVVYEIMLKYGLDLTYPVDEFTLAQKKVYSIGFGMLMICLDNEITIEVAKGILEKVKELAPESTRVVFKDNGFKTDSNKTNIKEILKSGGIEEFITI
- a CDS encoding type III restriction-modification system endonuclease; this encodes MKLQFDKNLEYQHQAIASIVDLFRGQTPMRTNFTVAPYNGQIGLYDSTNGIGNRLELDEDEILENLQAIQLRNGLAQTKSLKAGVYDFDVDMETGTGKTYVYLRTILELHKNYGFSKFIIVVPSIAIKEGVYKSLQITKDHFNDLFDNTIYNYFVYDSGKLEQVRSFAVSDNIEIMVINIDAFRRSFTDPTKETKANIIHRPNDRLNGMKPIELIQETRPFVIIDEPQSVDTTPKSKEAIKSLNPLCTLRYSATHVEKHNLVYKLDAVDSYNLELVKQIEVAGFETKDYHNNAYMKLLSINNKKSPITARIELDVKDKKGVVKRTPVVVRQGDDLYDKSKGRDVYEGYIVNEIYCEPENEYVDFTSKADILRIGKPIGDVDDLAIKEQQIRKTIEEHLNKELVLNKHGIKVLSLFFIDRVANYRYYDEDGNPQKGIYAELFEKHYADLIKKPKYNTLFKDIDLDTAAEDVHNGYFSADRKGILKDTSGSTLDDEDAYNLIMKDKERLLSFDTKLRFIFSHSALREGWDNPNVFQICTLNETKSEVKKRQEIGRGLRLAVNQEGERQHGFSINTLTVMANESYEDFAEALQKEYETETGIKFGIVESHLFANIPVKQDDGSEKYLGQKASEAIYKQFLDNGYIDEAGKVQDELKIAIKNNDIKISKEFEPVKAEITALARKVCSTLNIKNNSDKKSIKLNKQVYLDPEFKDLWDRIKYKTTYSVDFDSEKLIDECCKEMQNSLSVSSAKLIYTKAGLDISAGGVVAEESDRYAVGLDNLQENIPDIIAYLQNETNLTRKTIVEILLRSKTINLFKKNPQRYMEQAVQIISAKMRLMIVDGIKYTKLGDEEYYAQELFESEELTGYLSKNMIESKKSVYEYVVYDSANEESFATSFENNNSVKLYAKLPGWFKIATPIGTYNPDWAVLIEVDGKDKLYFVLETKGDTMFDTLRPTEEAKIKCGRKHFEALGNEVAFEDIDKFEEFIEEQVVV
- a CDS encoding helicase-related protein; translated protein: MKPPKVLDNKKYRVVDELKVELNKGSKLSVISAYFTIYAYAELKKELSKIDNMRFIFTEPTFVHKDQELIREYYIERNPEKKMSGNEFEIKLRNEMKQAAIAKECAQWLEKKAEIKSLRQANPAQPRLVYIENPGDNVSINGTVDFTSDGLGITPSNRLDSNMCLYGKDYTISFLQAFDELWEDETAVQDVKEKVLEQMRILYKENTPEFIYFVTLYNIFNNYLDELTEDNIVKSRTGFKETFIWNKLYKFQKDGVMGAIDKIEKYNGCIIADSVGLGKTFTALAVIKYYELRNDRVLVIVPKKLRENWTVYTMNDKRNIFSGDRFNYDVLNHTDLSRTSGYSGEINLATLNWSNYDLVVIDESHNFRNNPPVKGRITRYERFMNDIIKAGVKTKVLMLSATPVNNKMNDIKNQIAFITEGRNDAFSSVGLDNLELILRKAQAVFNRWSELPDPERTTESFVNMMDLDYFKLLDTVTIARSRKHIEKYYNLEEIGKFPTRLTPENRYPIIDTKGEFPPIEEINRLIKKLTLCVYSPLGYVLPEKRAAYEKKYDMTVGTNNSVFRQTDREQSLVGLMRVGILKRMESSINSFALTVENILYKIDKTLEAIEKRHFDYDAEMDISDIDIDDPEYDNLMFGNNVKVLLQDMDLIKWKQDLLADKDKLETILLEAINVTPDRDAKLIELRTLIENKIKDPINTGNRKVIIFTAFADTAKYLYKHLSEEFADRGIYAAIVTGSGDNHSTLPIPKELRRTVKMTDINTVLTLFSPISKECSKVYPEVNEHIDILIATDCISEGQNLQDCDYLVNYDIHWNPVRIIQRFGRIDRIGSQNDYIKLVNFWPTKDLDEYINLQQRVKGRMVLLDVSATGEENVIENNPSKEMKDLEYRKKQLKKLQNEVVDLEDISGAISITDLTFNDFKIELMEYMKTKRKALDEAPNGMYAVTKIDESISDIVKPGVIFTLRQVKGKDQSKEQNPLFPYYMVYITDDGEVQLSFLHSKKILDYYKKLCSGKDEVLKELVEEFNKETNDGRKMEHYSDLLEASIENLIGKKQDIGVASLFSKGGTTMQRSLFDGIEDFELITFLVLKS